In Sorghum bicolor cultivar BTx623 chromosome 8, Sorghum_bicolor_NCBIv3, whole genome shotgun sequence, one genomic interval encodes:
- the LOC8072884 gene encoding protein yippee-like At3g55890: MGRLLLVSLPATGAIIYRCKHCDTHLAYDTDIIARTFRCKNGKAYLFNRIVNVNVGSKDDRMMTTGLHTVCDIFCVACGAILGWKYLVAFDKSQRYKEGKFILDRSTALAARGDAAHAHAHADHAHHHHHHARVTSSADDDDPSDDEDDQHM; this comes from the exons ATGGGTCGTCTGTTGCTGGTGAGCCTCCCGGCGACGGGCGCCATCATCTACCGCTGCAAGCACTGCGACACCCACCTCGCCTACGACACCGACATCATCGCAAGG ACGTTCCGGTGCAAGAACGGCAAGGCCTACCTCTTCAACAGGAT CGTGAACGTGAATGTTGGTAGCAAGGACGACCGGATGATGACGACGGGTCTGCACACCGTCTGCGACATCTTCTGCGTCGCCTGCGGAGCCATCCTTGGCTGGAAATACCTCGTCGCCTTCGACAAGAGCCAGAGGTACAAGGAAGGCAAGTTCATCCTCGACAGGTCCACCGCCCTCGCCGCTCGTGGTGATGCTGCTCATGCTCATGCTCATGCTGACCatgcccaccaccaccaccaccatgctCGCGTGACAAGCTCTGCTGACGACGACGATCCCAGCGATGACGAAGATGACCAACACATGTGA
- the LOC8072885 gene encoding uncharacterized protein LOC8072885: MAATVARQQPAGMMMARVDRLDLLLGYLEERMHRNGNASPPPSATTTASSPSTPAGVGGHRGLVSSDDDDSSAASTPQGSKTWRRPRPAKEVLEEAQAKGSLIDRIAFLEHRVLKMEEDMVITPAAADEDDKASHQPIRAMVGHEDARTKEKVHDDASSRKKKKKKGLKSLVKSCVRGNLKTKD, translated from the exons ATGGCGGCAACGGTTGCGCGGCAGCAGCCGGCGGGGATGATGATGGCGCGGGTGGACCGGCTGGACCTGCTGCTGGGCTACCTGGAGGAGAGAATGCACCGCAACGGCAACGCTAGTCCTCCTCCTAGTGCTACTACCACCGCATCCTCGCCGTCCACCCCTGCCGGCGTCGGTGGCCATCGCGGGCTCGTCAGCAGTGACGACGACGACTCTTCCGCCGCCAGCACGCCGCAGGGCAGCAAGACGTGGCGGCGCCCGCGGCCGGCCAAGGAGGTGCTGGAGGAGGCGCAGGCCAAGGGAAGCCTCATCGACCGCATAGCCTTCCTCGAACACCGTGTACTCaag ATGGAGGAGGACATGGTGAtcacaccagcagcagcagacgAGGACGACAAGGCTAGCCACCAGCCGATCAGAGCGATGGTCGGCCACGAAGACGCCAGGACGAAGGAGAAGGTGCACGACGATGCAAGCagcaggaagaagaagaagaagaaggggctCAAGAGCTTGGTCAAGTCCTGCGTCAGAGGCAACCTCAAGACCAAGGACTGA
- the LOC8072886 gene encoding oleosin 5: MIETMAERGHGKQRRAAAVAAALLALAGLLVLLAGLTLFGSLVGLTAAAPPLLLLSPVLVPAATLAWVVATGAVASAVLALGALSILSRLLGDCCDHHKQQAKQRIGELAAVAGNRTPHAALAVVSPGQGLTDHKKAKDYQHYVAGRMVQDDA, encoded by the coding sequence ATGATCGAAACCATGGCGGAGCGTGGCCACGGCAAGCagcggcgcgccgccgccgtggctGCCGCGCTCCTGGCGCTCGCCGGCCTCCTCGTCCTCCTGGCTGGTCTGACGCTGTTTGGTTCCCTGGTGGGCCTGACCGCGGCGGCGCCTCCGCTGCTGCTCCTGAGCCCCGTGCTGGTCCCCGCGGCGACGCTGGCTTGGGTGGTGGCGACGGGCGCCGTCGCGTCGGCCGTGCTGGCCCTGGGAGCCCTGTCCATCCTGTCGCGCTTGTTGGGTGATTGTTGCGATCATCACAAGCAACAGGCGAAGCAGCGCATCGGGGAGCTGGCGGCGGTGGCCGGCAACAGGACGCCGCACGCGGCGCTGGCCGTGGTGAGCCCGGGGCAGGGCCTCACCGACCACAAGAAGGCCAAAGACTACCAACACTACGTCGCCGGACGGATGGTACAGGACGACGCATGA
- the LOC8065265 gene encoding G-type lectin S-receptor-like serine/threonine-protein kinase At5g35370 produces the protein MRKRAPLPCPWRRLSRLILLLSVSLSAAIAAADARSVPVEYLYPTFNLTYIHSIDTNGVFLHSPSANFSAAIYNAAGAGGGLSSSDDSQSRFFFSVLHTASRTPVWTATTTGSTMFNSIVLSLAPTGIALYDPSAAKPDDPVWSTPRLREPVAALRLLDTGELALIDSRNTTLWSAFDRPTDTLLPGQPLLLGSGSPLTSSASDRDLSPGAYRLVLTSNDALLQWATNASSSAAAFLTYWSMSSDPAALQDSNQAVASMAVNSSGLYLFAANGRDTVYRLLFPSPPASKSESRILKLYPSGRLRAVALTAAATVPTVWAAPANDCDLPLPCPSLSLCTPDANGSTCTCPDAFSTYSNGGCEPADGSALPAIADTCAKQEATTTRYSYVSLGAGIGYLPTKFAVADTSGDELPACRDLCSANCSCLGFFYKNTSRSCFLLRNQIGSVFRAGADVAVGFIKTLPSQQQQRGNKGSSSSLSMITIVFGIVFPTVVVVLISLLLYAMLRRRRPQQVKKKSSSSWFKLPAILSSSRAASSAPSDSEGLDEDVLIPGLPTRFTYADLDAATDGFRWQIGSGGFGSVFRGELPDRSTVAVKRMNGLSTQGRREFLTEIAVIGNVHHVNLVKLRGFCAEGAGRQLLVYEYMNRGSLDKTLFRTGAGAGTVELLEWAARLRVCVGAARGLAYLHAGCDRKILHCDVKPENILLDDHGGVKIADFGLAKLMSPEQSGLFTTMRGTRGYLAPEWLMNAPITDKADVYSFGMVLLEIVRGRKNSKKQGEEEHHGSSASSSSDRDDTSGGGGYFPALALELHEQGRYDDLVDPTLEGRADVAQVERVVRVALCCLHEDAALRPSMTVVSAMLDGSMEPGEPRPELLRYLRVYGRGLVDLRPAAAGWMDQGKPNDAGGRVSSSWSPPSCVSAQQLSGPR, from the coding sequence atgcgcaaaCGCGCGCCCCTCCCATGTCCATGGCGCCGCCTCTCCCGTCTGATCCTcctcctctcggtctcgctgtcggcggccatcgccgccgccgatgCCCGCTCCGTGCCCGTCGAGTACCTCTACCCGACCTTCAACCTCACCTACATCCACTCCATCGACACTAACGGCGTCTTCCTGCACTCCCCAAGCGCCAACTTCTCCGCCGCCATCTAcaacgccgccggcgccggaggTGGCCTGTCGTCCTCCGACGACTCCCAGTCCCGCTTCTTCTTCTCCGTCCTGCACACCGCCTCACGGACGCCCGTCtggaccgccaccaccaccgggtCAACCATGTTCAACTCCATCGTCCTCTCCCTCGCTCCTACCGGGATCGCTCTCTACGACCCCTCCGCCGCCAAGCCCGACGACCCGGTCTGGTCCACGCCGCGCCTCCGCGAACCCGTCGCCGCGCTGCGCCTCCTCGACACCGGGGAGCTCGCGCTCATCGACAGCCGAAACACCACGCTCTGGTCCGCCTTCGACCGCCCCACCGACACGCTGCTGCCGGGACAGCCGCTCCTCCTCGGGAGCGGGAGCCCGCTCACGTCCTCCGCGTCCGACCGCGACCTCTCCCCCGGCGCCTACCGCCTTGTCCTCACATCCAACGACGCGCTCCTCCAGTGGGCCaccaacgcctcctcctccgccgccgccttccTCACCTACTGGTCCATGTCCTCCGACCCCGCCGCCTTGCAAGACTCCAACCAAGCCGTCGCTTCCATGGCCGTCAACTCCTCCGGCCTCTACCTCTTCGCCGCCAACGGCAGGGACACCGTCTACAGGCTCCTCTTCCCTTCGCCGCCGGCGTCAAAGTCCGAGTCGCGCATCCTCAAGCTCTATCCTTCCGGCCGCCTGCGCGCGGTCGCCCTCACTGCCGCCGCCACCGTCCCCACCGTCTGGGCCGCGCCGGCCAACGACTGCGACCTTCCGCTGCCGTGCCCGTCCCTCAGcctctgcacaccggacgccaACGGGTCCACCTGCACCTGCCCGGACGCCTTCAGCACCTACTCCAACGGCGGCTGCGAGCCGGCCGACGGCTCCGCGCTGCCAGCCATCGCCGACACCTGCGCCAAACAAGAGGCAACGACGACGCGCTACAGCTACGTCAGCCTCGGCGCCGGGATCGGCTACCTGCCCACCAAGTTCGCGGTAGCCGATACCTCCGGAGACGAGCTCCCGGCGTGCCGCGACCTCTGCTCCGCCAACTGCTCCTGCCTCGGCTTCTTCTACAAGAACACCTCCAGGTCCTGCTTCCTCCTGCGCAACCAGATCGGCTCCGTCTTCCGCGCCGGCGCCGACGTCGCCGTCGGCTTTATCAAGACGCTCCcgtcacagcagcagcagcgcggcAATAAAGGCTCCTCGTCGTCCTTGAGCATGATAACCATCGTGTTCGGCATCGTGTTCCCCACCGTGGTGGTcgtgctcatctccttgctGCTCTACGCCATGCTCAGGAGGCGCCGGCCGCAGCAAGTCAAGAAgaagagcagcagcagctggttcAAGCTGCCGGCGATCCTCTCGTCGTCGCGAGCGGCGTCCTCCGCCCCTTCCGACAGCGAGGGCCTGGACGAGGACGTGCTCATCCCCGGCCTGCCGACCCGGTTCACGTACGCCGACCTGGACGCCGCGACGGACGGCTTCAGGTGGCAGATCGGCTCCGGCGGGTTCGGATCCGTGTTCCGTGGCGAGCTCCCCGACCGGAGCACCGTGGCTGTGAAGCGGATGAACGGGCTGAGCACGCAGGGCCGGCGCGAGTTCCTGACGGAGATCGCCGTGATCGGCAACGTCCACCACGTGAACCTGGTGAAGCTCCGCGGGTTCTGCGCCGAGGGCGCGGGGCGGCAGCTGCTGGTGTACGAGTACATGAACCGGGGCTCCCTGGACAAGACCCTCTTCCgcaccggcgccggcgccggcacgGTGGAGCTGTTGGAGTGGGCGGCCCGGCTGCGCGTGTGCGTGGGCGCGGCGCGCGGGCTGGCGTACCTCCACGCCGGGTGCGATCGCAAGATCCTGCACTGCGACGTGAAGCCGGAGAACATCCTCCTGGACGACCACGGCGGCGTGAAGATCGCCGACTTTGGGCTGGCGAAGCTGATGAGCCCGGAGCAGTCGGGGCTGTTCACGACGATGCGCGGCACGCGCGGGTACCTGGCGCCGGAGTGGCTCATGAACGCGCCCATCACCGACAAGGCCGACGTGTACAGCTTCGGCATGGTGCTGCTGGAGATCGTGCGCGGGAGGAAGAACTCCAAGAAGCAGGGGGAGGAGGAGCATCACGGGTCCagcgcgtcgtcgtcgtcggaccGGGACGacaccagcggcggcggcggctactTCCCGGCGCTGGCGCTGGAGCTGCACGAGCAGGGGCGGTACGACGATCTGGTGGACCCGACGCTGGAGGGGCGCGCGGACGTGGCGCAGGTGGAGCGTGTGGTCCGGGTGGCGCTCTGCTGCCTCCACGAGGACGCGGCGCTGCGGCCCAGCATGACGGTGGTGTCCGCCATGCTCGACGGCAGCATGGAGCCTGGCGAGCCCCGGCCGGAGCTCCTCCGCTACCTCAGGGTGTACGGCCGCGGGCTGGTGGACCTACGGCCCGCCGCGGCCGGGTGGATGGACCAAGGGAAGCCCAACGACGCCGGCGGCCGCGTCAGCAGCAGCTGGTCGCCGCCGTCGTGCGTGTCGGCGCAGCAGCTCTCGGGCCCCAGATGA
- the LOC8065266 gene encoding serine/threonine-protein kinase prpf4B, with product MAAGGEPSPSPSAVSPASPTKHSRSPDDTQPDASPKRRKRHHHHRRHHHHRRHRHADSPVPVAADEEVEEGEILDDAAAASAMEVDAASAAPQASLAPMQEHFGNGADTDSNTDATEMQAPAPPTFPSAKDGRRSLDGAPESESGGILSSDAENNKGHEQKQRQSRSKSPNPRREKERRHTDEHHSSSSKDHYSKNHSRTSPYSRHQSEAHSRDQHLRSRERGDDTNGSRASLRDGSNRESHDRNGKSGRHTIRTQESERERSSSRGIHDRHGDRHCDRRGSQERYRDDRIDRDKIDSLEATRRHRERSRSYSRSDLRESTRLCDQSRERERQSGSLRHRDHDSKSDTSKDRHRESGRVSSAHERERGRDARDREWHRVKGSETHRAKEGRDKVSDGDRHRDSTRSKYSVSDGYKERTRSGEKGRDVDHKNRKFEETKENSLKEEDEEEYQEKIEQQLAMQEEDDPEKIKEEARRRKEAIMAKYRQQQSQKQDMESKPSSNDEEVRAMDGNETIYQKDDNDSGSTGNDEAENKHNSSEVFDDKTDFTVGKSPAHNDASTSAGAFTDERTIGVSGLGEGSPKSERSADMFCDDIFGESPAGIRKSGKDDGLHIERNALHDNWDDADGYYTYRFGELLDGRYEIIAAHGKGVFSTVVRAKDLKASKDDPEEVAIKIIRNNETMYKAGKQEVSILEKLASADREDKRHCVRFISSFMYRNHLCLVFESLNMNLREVLKKFGRNIGLKLTAVRAYSKQLFIALKHLKNCKVLHCDIKPDNMLVNEAKNVLKLCDFGNAMLAGMNEVTPYLVSRFYRAPEIILGLAYDHPLDMWSVGCCLYELYTGKVLFPGASNNAMLRLHMELKGPFPKKMLRKGAFTMQHFDQDLNFHATEEDPVTKTAVRRLILNIKPKDVGSLISNSPGEDPKMLSSFKDLLEKIFILDPEKRITVSQALSHPFITGK from the exons atggccgccggcggagagccctccccctccccctccgccGTGTCCCCCGCATCCCCCACCAAGCACTCTCGCTCGCCCGACGACACCCAGCCCGACGCATCTCCGAAGCGCCGCAAGCGCCACCAtcaccaccgccgccaccaccaccaccgtcgGCACCGTCACGCCGATTCCCCGGTACCCGTGGCAGCCGACGAAGAGGTAGAGGAGGGGGAGATACTCGAcgatgccgccgccgcctctgccATGGAGGTCGATGCTGCGTCCGCCGCCCCACAGGCTTCCCTTGCTCCG ATGCAGGAGCACTTTGGTAATGGTGCTGATACAGACTCAAACACAGATGCAACCGAGATGCAAGCTCCTGCTCCGCCTACCTTTCCATCCGCAAAAGATGGAAGGAGGTCACTTGACGGTGCCCCTGAGTCTGAAAGCGGAGGTATCCTTTCAAGTGATGCTGAGAATAACAAAGGGCATGAACAAAAGCAAAGGCAAAGCCGTTCGAAATCTCCAAATCCCAGAAGGGAGAAGGAAAGGAGGCACACAGATGAGCATCACTCTTCATCTTCAAAAGATCATTATTCCAAAAATCATTCTAGAACATCTCCTTACTCAAGGCATCAAAGTGAAGCTCATTCAAGAGATCAGCACTTGAGATCTAGAGAGAGAGGTGATGACACTAATGGTTCTCGTGCAAGTCTTAGGGATGGTTCTAATCGTGAGAGCCATGATCGGAATGGGAAGTCTGGCAGACATACGATTAGGACCCAGGAGAGTGAAAGGGAGAGGAGCAGCAGCCGTGGTATTCATGATAGACATGGTGACAGGCACTGCGATAGACGTGGCAGCCAGGAAAGGTACAGAGATGATAGGATAGATAGAGACAAAATTGATTCACTAGAAGCTACTCGTAGGCACAGAGAAAGAAGCAGGAGTTATAGTAGATCGGATCTAAGGGAAAGTACGCGTCTTTGTGATCAAAGCCGGGAGAGGGAAAGACAGAGTGGTAGTTTGAGGCATAGGGATCATGACAGCAAGAGCGATACAAGTAAAGATCGGCATAGAGAATCTGGCAGGGTTAGCAGTGCACATGaaagggagagagggagagatgCTAGGGACAGGGAATGGCACAGGGTCAAGGGAAGTGAAACTCATAGAGCTAAGGAAGGGCGGGACAAAGTTAGCGATGGTGATAGGCACAGGGATTCAACACGCTCAAAATATAGTGTTTCTGATGGTTACAAAGAGAGGACAAGATCTGGGGAGAAAGGTAGAGATGTTGACCATAAAAACCGAAAGTTTGAAGAAACGAAGGAAAATTCTCTCAA GGAGGAAGATGAAGAGGAGTACCAAGAGAAAATAGAACAGCAGTTAGCAATGCAGGAGGAAGACGACCCTGAAAAAATCAAAGAGGAAGCAAGGAGGAGGAAAGAAGctatcatggcgaagtacagaCAGCAGCAATCGCAGAAGCAGGATATGGAATCTAAACCAAGTAGCAATGATGAAG AAGTAAGAGCAATGGATGGAAATGAAACTATATATCAGAAAGATGATAACGATAGCGGCTCTACGGGGAATGACGAAGCTGAAAATAAGCATAATTCTTCAGAGGTATTTGATGACAAAACAGACTTTACTGTGGGAAAGTCTCCTGCTCATAATGATGCTTCAACTAGCGCGGGAGCATTCACTGATGAGAGGACAATAGGTGTTTCAGGTCTTGGAGAGGGTTCTCCCAAG AGCGAGAGATCAGCAGACATGTTTTGTGATGACATTTTCGGAGAATCACCTGCAGGAATTAGAAAATCA GGCAAGGATGATGGTTTGCATATTGAGAGAAATGCTCTTCATGACAACTGGGATGATGCAGATGGGTACTACA CTTACCGGTTCGGAGAATTGCTGGATGGCCGTTATGAAATCATAGCAGCACATGGGAAGGGTGTGTTCTCAACAGTTGTGCGGGCAAAAGATCTTAAAGCGAGTAAAGATGATCCTGAAGAAGTTGCTATCAAAATTATTCGCAACAATGAGACAAT GTACAAGGCTGGTAAGCAAGAGGTTTCAATATTGGAAAAACTTGCAAGTGCGGACCGCGAGGACAAACGTCATTGCGTGCGGTTTATTTCTAGTTTCATGTACCGGAaccatctttgcttagtttttgaatctCTCAATATGAATCTTCGTGAGGTTTTAAAGAAATTTGGTCGTAATATTGGGCTTAAACTGACTGCGGTGAGGGCATATTCAAAGCAGCTTTTCATCGCCCTGAAGCACCTGAAGAACTGCAAAGTTTTGCACTGTGATATAAAACCGGATAATATGCTG GTGAATGAGGCTAAGAATGTGCTCAAGCTATGTGATTTTGGCAATGCTATGCTTGCTGGTATGAATGAAGTTACACCTTATCTTGTCAGCCGTTTCTATCGGGCACCTGAAATCA TTCTTGGGTTAGCCTATGACCACCCTTTAGACATGTGGTCAGTTGGCTGCTGTCTATATGAGCTTTATACCGGGAAAGTCTTATTTCCTGGTGCATCAAACAATGCCATGCTTCGGCTTCATATGGAACTGAAGGGTCCATTCCCTAAGAAGATGCTTCGAAAG GGTGCCTTTACAATGCAACACTTCGATCAAGATCTCAATTTTCATGCTACCGAGGAGGATCCTGTGACAAAAACG GCTGTGAGAAGGTTAATTTTGAACATTAAGCCAAAGGATGTTGGTTCTTTGATTTCAAACTCTCCTGGCGAGGATCCAAAAATGCTATCCAGTTTTAAAGATCTTCTTGAGAAAATATTTATCTTAGATCCAGAAAAGAGGATAACCGTATCACAAGCACTTAGCCATCCATTTATCACTGGCAAGTGA